In Actinoplanes derwentensis, the following proteins share a genomic window:
- a CDS encoding fused MFS/spermidine synthase yields MENQPRALPSVLATALAFGSSGAVLVLEIVALRLVGPYVGVTLQVSSSVIGVALAAIAYGAWIGGRLADKFDARTLLAPALILGAIGTAVTLPLVRWGGELLRGGAAPAVLMLAALAIFLPALVLSTIPPMVVKLQLADLRKAGSVVGRLSSIGTLGAITATLVTGFVFVAAMPSSAIILSLAVLLALSGVALAWWLRRDGTRPELPGTPRIRASLAVVGLVGAGLGATAPTPCDVETAYHCATVTTDSGRDGGRTLVLNSARHSYVDLNDPTHLEFEYVQWIGAVADVLKPAGTPIDALHLGGGGFTVPNYLRATRPGSDQLVLELDGGLVDLDERSLGLKTGPDMRVRIGDARVGLAERPDTSYDLVVGDAFGHLAVPWHLATREMAEDVARVLRPDGIYTQNVIDYPPNRFIRAELATVAAAFPHVALIVPPAALSGDRGSNFVILASRAPLPLDAVRPALSGLNEPVLLLSGTELTDFIGDSPVLTDDYAPVDQLLAG; encoded by the coding sequence GTGGAGAACCAGCCGCGTGCCCTGCCCTCGGTCCTGGCGACCGCTCTGGCGTTCGGATCCAGTGGTGCCGTCCTCGTCCTGGAGATCGTGGCGTTGCGCCTCGTCGGGCCCTACGTCGGCGTGACCCTTCAGGTCAGCAGCTCGGTGATCGGAGTCGCGCTGGCCGCGATCGCCTACGGAGCGTGGATCGGTGGCCGCCTCGCCGACAAGTTCGACGCTCGTACGCTGTTGGCCCCGGCCCTGATCCTCGGCGCCATCGGGACCGCGGTCACCCTGCCCCTCGTCCGCTGGGGCGGTGAGCTGCTGCGGGGTGGTGCCGCCCCGGCCGTGCTCATGCTGGCCGCGCTCGCGATCTTCCTGCCCGCGCTGGTGCTGTCCACGATTCCGCCGATGGTGGTGAAACTTCAGCTCGCCGATCTGCGGAAAGCCGGCTCGGTGGTGGGCCGGCTGTCCAGCATCGGCACGCTCGGCGCCATCACGGCCACACTGGTGACCGGGTTCGTCTTCGTCGCGGCTATGCCGAGCAGCGCGATCATCCTGAGTCTGGCCGTGCTGCTGGCGCTCAGCGGAGTGGCACTGGCCTGGTGGCTGCGCCGGGACGGAACTCGGCCGGAGCTGCCCGGCACGCCCCGGATCCGGGCTTCGCTGGCCGTGGTCGGGCTGGTCGGAGCCGGGCTGGGCGCCACCGCACCGACACCGTGCGACGTGGAGACGGCCTATCACTGCGCGACCGTGACGACGGATTCGGGGCGAGACGGCGGACGGACCCTGGTGCTCAACTCGGCCCGGCACTCGTACGTCGACCTGAACGACCCGACCCACCTGGAGTTCGAGTACGTGCAGTGGATCGGTGCCGTCGCCGACGTGCTGAAGCCGGCCGGCACCCCGATCGACGCGCTGCATCTCGGCGGTGGTGGTTTCACCGTCCCGAACTATCTGCGGGCCACCCGCCCCGGCAGCGACCAGCTCGTCCTCGAACTCGACGGCGGCCTGGTCGACCTGGACGAACGCAGCCTCGGACTGAAGACCGGCCCCGACATGCGAGTCCGGATCGGTGATGCCCGGGTGGGCCTGGCCGAACGCCCGGACACCTCGTACGACCTGGTCGTCGGTGACGCTTTCGGGCACCTGGCCGTCCCCTGGCACCTGGCCACCCGTGAGATGGCCGAGGACGTCGCCCGGGTGCTGCGGCCCGACGGGATCTACACCCAGAACGTGATCGACTACCCGCCGAACCGTTTCATCCGCGCCGAGCTGGCCACCGTGGCCGCCGCGTTCCCGCACGTCGCCCTGATCGTCCCGCCCGCGGCGCTCTCCGGTGACCGGGGTTCCAACTTCGTCATCCTGGCCTCGCGGGCGCCGCTCCCGCTGGACGCCGTCCGGCCCGCTCTGTCCGGGCTGAACGAACCGGTCCTCCTGCTCTCCGGCACCGAGCTGACCGACTTCATCGGTGACTCCCCGGTCCTCACCGATGATTACGCACCGGTGGACCAGCTCCTGGCCGGCTGA
- a CDS encoding serine/threonine-protein kinase, with product MGRTERNGHDGSLRLAGRYRLIEKLGTGGMSVVWRGYDEVLGRDVAVKVLSPQLAEDRAFRDRLRQEALAAARLCHPHITGIHDFGEAPISERLTVPYVVMELNDGESVGARLGRQGSLDWREAVTITAEVASALATAHARGLVHRDVTPANVMLTGSGAKIVDFGISAVVGQRDAGPDGTLLGTPAYLAPERLGGSSVSPATDVYALGLLLYRALTGRMPWHAENTTEALRAHLYADPAPIPELDGMPAVVAELCLRCLAKSPAERPGAAEVARALAATVGLRPIIPPLRQNEKPTAPVARAVASVPAARRAGAGVRRVLSVCATRPRVAVATVRLRAGLLLRRGTVRPLGGGLFMGDRRRILPANRLMGARDRKPAIAALATLILLAGTALSWSTRREAPDTEPAQAAAAGAGAGTAVVAAPERGRCRVRYQVKRDSGTDFEARLSVETTETAQWRVEFTFPGSQRLAATPDTVTQHGRRVVLDGRGRSRAVVLRGDYRSRNPLPLSFTLNGVRCRAEVLGGTTTPPDGTISPPPVASNADSVNAATAEQPPAGNETANKRKRPPSRRAGTARKSPAPVPPGLPAPKRKTGFSLAL from the coding sequence ATGGGGCGTACGGAGCGAAACGGTCACGACGGATCGCTCCGTCTGGCCGGCCGCTACCGCCTGATCGAGAAACTCGGCACCGGCGGCATGTCGGTGGTCTGGCGTGGTTACGACGAAGTCCTCGGCCGTGACGTCGCCGTCAAGGTGCTCTCTCCCCAACTGGCCGAGGACCGGGCTTTCCGGGACCGGCTCCGCCAGGAGGCCCTGGCCGCGGCCCGGCTCTGCCACCCGCACATCACCGGGATCCACGACTTCGGCGAGGCCCCGATCTCCGAGCGGCTGACCGTCCCCTACGTGGTGATGGAACTCAATGACGGCGAGTCCGTCGGCGCCCGCCTCGGCCGGCAGGGATCGCTCGACTGGCGGGAAGCCGTCACGATCACCGCCGAGGTCGCCTCCGCACTGGCCACCGCACACGCCCGCGGCCTCGTGCACCGTGACGTCACCCCCGCGAACGTCATGCTGACCGGCTCCGGGGCGAAGATCGTCGACTTCGGCATCTCCGCGGTGGTCGGGCAACGTGACGCGGGCCCGGACGGCACCCTGCTCGGCACCCCCGCCTACCTCGCCCCGGAACGCCTCGGCGGCTCCTCCGTCTCGCCCGCCACTGACGTCTACGCCCTCGGTCTCCTGCTTTACCGGGCACTCACCGGCCGGATGCCCTGGCATGCCGAGAACACCACCGAAGCCCTGCGCGCCCACCTGTACGCCGACCCCGCACCGATCCCCGAACTCGACGGGATGCCCGCCGTCGTCGCCGAACTGTGCCTGCGCTGCCTCGCGAAGAGTCCGGCCGAACGTCCCGGCGCGGCCGAGGTGGCCCGGGCCCTGGCCGCGACCGTCGGACTGCGGCCGATCATCCCGCCACTGCGGCAGAACGAGAAACCCACGGCGCCGGTGGCGCGGGCGGTCGCGTCGGTGCCGGCCGCCCGACGAGCCGGAGCGGGGGTACGCCGAGTCCTGAGCGTCTGCGCCACCCGGCCCAGGGTCGCGGTCGCCACCGTACGGCTGCGGGCCGGTCTGTTGCTGCGCCGCGGGACCGTGCGCCCGCTCGGAGGCGGCCTCTTCATGGGCGACCGGCGCCGGATACTCCCGGCGAACCGTCTGATGGGCGCTCGCGACCGGAAGCCCGCCATCGCCGCCCTGGCCACCCTGATCCTGCTCGCCGGAACCGCGCTCAGCTGGTCCACGCGCCGCGAGGCACCGGACACCGAGCCGGCCCAGGCCGCAGCGGCCGGTGCCGGAGCGGGCACCGCTGTCGTCGCCGCTCCGGAACGTGGCCGTTGCCGGGTCAGATACCAGGTAAAACGGGACTCCGGAACCGACTTCGAGGCGCGGCTGAGCGTGGAGACCACGGAGACGGCCCAGTGGCGGGTCGAGTTCACCTTTCCCGGCTCGCAACGCCTCGCCGCCACGCCTGACACGGTGACCCAGCACGGCCGCCGGGTCGTGCTCGACGGTCGCGGACGGTCCCGGGCCGTCGTCCTGCGCGGTGATTACCGGAGCCGGAACCCGCTGCCACTCTCGTTCACACTGAACGGCGTCCGGTGCCGCGCCGAAGTCCTGGGCGGCACCACCACCCCTCCGGACGGCACCATCAGCCCGCCACCGGTGGCGTCCAACGCCGACTCCGTCAACGCGGCGACGGCCGAGCAGCCCCCGGCCGGGAACGAGACCGCGAACAAACGCAAACGCCCGCCGTCCCGGCGTGCTGGGACGGCCCGGAAGAGCCCGGCACCGGTCCCGCCCGGCCTCCCGGCCCCCAAAAGGAAGACCGGCTTCTCCCTGGCGCTCTGA